From the Prunus dulcis chromosome 4, ALMONDv2, whole genome shotgun sequence genome, one window contains:
- the LOC117624644 gene encoding protein VTE6, chloroplastic isoform X2, with product MALSTHLLLNIKAPPVPSLLKSHRSSSSILPRNFLIPSPCHRKPIKEIMMKPQAASVQSAVSEVMSLIQSSPPTWQSAILSNLLIFLLGSPILVSGLSVSGIAAAFLLGTLTWRAFGSSGFLLVATYFVIGTAVTKVRMAQKEAEGVAEKRKGRRGPGSVIGSSAAGCICAFLAIFGAGGIGYSRLWQLGFVASFCTKLSDTVSSEIGKAYGKTTYLVTTLKVVPRGTEGAVSVEGTFAGLLAAILLAFVGGLMGEITAPEAIICVIASQIANFGESIIGAALQDKEGFRWLNNDAVNVINISMGSILAVFMQQVLLQNLRM from the exons ATGGCATTGTCAACTCATCTCCTATTAAACATCAAAGCTCCTCCAGTTCCTTCCTTATTAAAATCCCAccgctcctcctcctccattctCCCCAGAAATTTCCTAATTCCAAGCCCTTGCCACAGGAAACCCATAAAGGAGATCATGATGAAGCCTCAAGCAGCCAGTGTGCAGAGTGCAGTATCAGAGGTAATGAGCCTGATCCAATCATCACCTCCCACGTGGCAGTCCGCCATCCTAAGCAACCTCTTGATCTTTCTATTGGGTTCTCCGATTTTGGTCTCTGGGCTCTCAGTCTCTGGCATTGCAGCTGCTTTCTTGCTTGGTACTCTCACTTGGCGCGCTTTTGGGTCTTCTGGGTTTCTCTTGGTGGCCACATACTTCGTCATT GGCACGGCAGTCACAAAGGTGAGAATGGCACAAAAGGAGGCTGAGGGGGTAGCTGAGAAGAGGAAAGGACGGAGAGGCCCAGGAAGTGTTATTGGATCCAGTGCTGCTGGTTGTATTTGTGCTTTTCTTGCAATATTTGGAGCAGGAGGAATTGGATATTCTCGGCTTTGGCAACTTGGGTTTGTTGCCAGCTTCTGTACTAAGTTGAGTGACACTGTCTCAAGTGAGATAGGAAAGGCATATGGCAAAACAAC GTACTTAGTTACAACATTGAAGGTAGTTCCAAGGGGAACAGAGGGGGCTGTAAGTGTCGAGGGAACCTTTGCTGGACTTTTGGCCGCTATTCTTCTTGCATTTGTTGGTGGTCTCATGGGTGAG ATAACTGCCCCTGAAGCAATTATATGCGTAATAGCTTCCCAAATAGCTAATTTTGGTGAGAGCATTATAGGTGCTGCTCTTCAAGACAAGGAAGGATTTCGATGG CTCAACAATGATGCTGTGAATGTCATAAACATTTCCATGGGCAGCATTTTAGCAGTCTTCATGCAGCAGGTTTTACTCCAGAACCTGCGTATGTAA
- the LOC117624644 gene encoding protein VTE6, chloroplastic isoform X1: MALSTHLLLNIKAPPVPSLLKSHRSSSSILPRNFLIPSPCHRKPIKEIMMKPQAASVQSAVSEVMSLIQSSPPTWQSAILSNLLIFLLGSPILVSGLSVSGIAAAFLLGTLTWRAFGSSGFLLVATYFVIGTAVTKVRMAQKEAEGVAEKRKGRRGPGSVIGSSAAGCICAFLAIFGAGGIGYSRLWQLGFVASFCTKLSDTVSSEIGKAYGKTTYLVTTLKVVPRGTEGAVSVEGTFAGLLAAILLAFVGGLMDNCP, from the exons ATGGCATTGTCAACTCATCTCCTATTAAACATCAAAGCTCCTCCAGTTCCTTCCTTATTAAAATCCCAccgctcctcctcctccattctCCCCAGAAATTTCCTAATTCCAAGCCCTTGCCACAGGAAACCCATAAAGGAGATCATGATGAAGCCTCAAGCAGCCAGTGTGCAGAGTGCAGTATCAGAGGTAATGAGCCTGATCCAATCATCACCTCCCACGTGGCAGTCCGCCATCCTAAGCAACCTCTTGATCTTTCTATTGGGTTCTCCGATTTTGGTCTCTGGGCTCTCAGTCTCTGGCATTGCAGCTGCTTTCTTGCTTGGTACTCTCACTTGGCGCGCTTTTGGGTCTTCTGGGTTTCTCTTGGTGGCCACATACTTCGTCATT GGCACGGCAGTCACAAAGGTGAGAATGGCACAAAAGGAGGCTGAGGGGGTAGCTGAGAAGAGGAAAGGACGGAGAGGCCCAGGAAGTGTTATTGGATCCAGTGCTGCTGGTTGTATTTGTGCTTTTCTTGCAATATTTGGAGCAGGAGGAATTGGATATTCTCGGCTTTGGCAACTTGGGTTTGTTGCCAGCTTCTGTACTAAGTTGAGTGACACTGTCTCAAGTGAGATAGGAAAGGCATATGGCAAAACAAC GTACTTAGTTACAACATTGAAGGTAGTTCCAAGGGGAACAGAGGGGGCTGTAAGTGTCGAGGGAACCTTTGCTGGACTTTTGGCCGCTATTCTTCTTGCATTTGTTGGTGGTCTCATGG ATAACTGCCCCTGA
- the LOC117624641 gene encoding 50S ribosomal protein L13, chloroplastic — MTILSLSASSSSFMLSSSSTCSSSTKPPFSSSSKNVIKTPFVGLSVAPPQKLWLPTTTNLGFDNGSNPRRSFEVFSTKEIARVPLDQRWMFEDDEVDGPDIWNNTWYPKAADHVNTEKPWYIVDATDKILGRMASTIAIYIRGKNLATYTPSVDMGAFVIVVNAEKVAVSGKKRTQKLYRRHSGRPGGMTVETFDQLQQRIPERIIEHAVRGMLPKGRLGRALFNHLKVYKGPDHPHEAQKPVELPIKDKRIQIQK; from the exons ATGACTATACTCTCGCTCTCagcttcatcttcttcctttatGCTTTCATCGTCCTCCACTTGTTCTTCTTCAACAAAACccccattttcttcttcctcaaagaATGTCATTAAAACCCCATTTGTTGGGCTCTCCGTGGCACCACCACAAAAGCTTTGGCTTCCCACAACCACCAACCTGGGTTTTGACAATGGAAGCAACCCAAGACGAAGCTTCGAGGTCTTCAGCACAAAGGAAATCGCTCGCGTCCCCCTAGATCAACGCTGGATGTTCGAGGACGACGAAGTCGACGGCCCT GACATTTGGAATAATACATGGTATCCAAAAGCTGCAGACCATGTGAATACTGAAAAGCCGTGGTATATTGTGGATGCCACGGACAAGATTCTTGGAAGAATGGCATCCACAATTGCGATTTACATCCGCGGGAAGAATTTGGCAACCTACACCCCCAGTGTGGACATGGGGGCATTTGTCATTGTG GTAAATGCAGAGAAGGTTGCAGTTTCTGGCAAGAAAAGAACCCAAAAGCTCTACAGGAGGCATTCTGGACGACCAGGTGGGATGACAGTGGAAACATTTGACCAGCTACAGCAGAGAATTCCAGAGAGAATTATCGAACATGCTGTTCGGGGTATGCTTCCAAAAGGGAGG CTTGGCAGAGCACTTTTCAACCACCTAAAGGTTTACAAGGGCCCAGATCATCCACATGAGGCTCAGAAGCCAGTGGAGCTGCCTATAAAGGATAAAAGAATACAGATACAGAAGTAA